A stretch of Drosophila gunungcola strain Sukarami chromosome 3L unlocalized genomic scaffold, Dgunungcola_SK_2 000002F, whole genome shotgun sequence DNA encodes these proteins:
- the LOC128257799 gene encoding 39S ribosomal protein L21, mitochondrial gives MSFLAQTVRQVLRQVPHRNSALTGAMRSLSISPGFKQQNKPAAESVDISAIAKDQQKEGHDICERINRQVAKSEQGRLFAVVHLCGKQFKVTPGDIVLVEGYWPPTTGDEISLDKVLLAGARDFTLVGRPILEPGLVTVKATVVEKTLSHTKTHFRKKRRKQYMRINFQRSPHTMLRINSIELARPVDGKSEAQESSKRVF, from the exons ATGTCGTTTTTGGCGCAAACTGTGCGCCAGGTGCTTCGGCAAGTGCCCCATCGCAATTCAGCATTAACAG GTGCCATGCGCTCGCTAAGCATTTCGCCGGGTTTTAAACAGCAAAATAAACCGGCTGCCGAATCGGTTGATATATCCGCCATAGCCAAGGATCAGCAGAAGGAGGGACATGACATATGCGAACGAATCAACCGACAGGTGGCCAAATCCGAGCAGGGACGGCTATTCGCAGTGGTGCATCTGTGCGGCAAGCAATTCAAAGTAACCCCCGGCGACATTGTCCTGGTCGAAGGATATTGGCCTCCGACGACGGGCGATGAGATCAGTCTGGACAAGGTACTCCTAGCCGGTGCCCGGGACTTCACCCTCGTGGGCAGGCCCATCCTCGAACCCGGACTCGTGACCGTGAAGGCCACCGTGGTGGAGAAGACCCTCAGCCACACGAAGACCCATTTCCGGAAGAAGCGCAGGAAGCAGTACATGCGCATCAACTTCCAGCGATCCCCGCACACCATGCTCCGGATCAATTCGATCGAACTGGCTCGTCCCGTGGATGGGAAAAGCGAGGCGCAGGAGTCCTCGAAGCGCGTCTTTTAG
- the LOC128257358 gene encoding LOW QUALITY PROTEIN: ruvB-like helicase 2 (The sequence of the model RefSeq protein was modified relative to this genomic sequence to represent the inferred CDS: inserted 2 bases in 1 codon) — MTETEKIEVRDVTRIERIGAHSHIRGLGLDDVLEARLVSQGMVGQKDARRAAGVVVQMVREGKIAGRCILLAGEPSTGKTAIAVGMAQALGTETPFTSMSGSEIYSLEMSKTEALSQALRKSIGVRIKEETEIIEGEVVEIQIERPATGTGQKMGKVTLKTTEMETNYDLGNKIIECFMKEKIQAGDVITIDKASGKVNKLGRSFTRARDYDATGAQTRFVQCPEGELQKRKEVVHTVTLHEIDVINSRTHGFLALFSGDTGEIKQEVRDQINNKVLEWREEGKAEINPGVLFIDEVHMLDIECFSFLNRALESDMAPVVVMATNRGITRIRGTNYRSPHGIPIDLLDRMIIIRTVAYLEKEVKEILKIRCEEEDCIMHPDALTILTRIATDTSLRYAIQLITTANLVCRRRKATEVNTEDVKKVYTLFLDENRSSKILKEYQDDYMFSEITEDLEQDPISGVKAKRRVEXGGGDAQAMEH; from the exons ATGACCGAGACCGAGAAAATCGAGGTACGCGATGTGACGCGCATCGAGCGCATTGGCGCCCACTCGCACATTCGCGGATTGGGATTGGATGATGTCTTGGAGGCGCGTCTGGTGTCCCAGGGAATGGTGGGACAGAAGGATGCCCGTCGGGCCGCCGGCGTGGTGGTGCAGATGGTGCGCGAGGGCAAGATTGCCGGCAGGTGCATCCTTCTGGCCGGAGAACCGAGTACCGGCAAAACGGCCATCGCCGTGGGAATGGCCCAAGCTCTGGGCACCGAAACTCCATTCACCAGTATGTCCGGATCGGAGATCTACTCCCTGGAGATGAGCAAAACCGAGGCTCTGTCACAGGCTCTGCGCAAAAGCATTGGCGTTCGCATTAAGGAGGAAACTGAGATTATCGAAGGCGAAGTGGTGGAGATCCAAATCGAACGCCCGGCCACCGGAACTGGACAGAAAATGGGCAAAGTCACCCTGAAGACCACCGAAATGGAGACCAATTACGATCTGGGCAACAAGATCATCGAGTGCTTCATGAAGGAGAAAATCCAGGCGGGCGATGTGATCACCATCGACAAGGCTTCCGGAAAGGTGAACAAACTGGGACGCAGCTTCACCAGAGCCAGGGATTATGATGCCACCGGGGCCCAGACCAGATTCGTTCAGTGCCCCGAGGGGGAGCTGCAGAAGCGCAAGGAGGTGGTGCACACTGTCACGCTGCACGAGATCGATGTGATCAATAGTCGCACCCATGGATTCCTGGCTTTGTTCTCCGGCGATACCGGTGAAATCAAGCAGGAGGTGCGCGATCAAATCAACAACAAAGTTTTGGAGTGGCGTGAGGAGGGCAAGGCCGAGATAAATCCGGGAGTGCTCTTTATCGACGAGGTCCACATGCTCGATATTGAGTGCTTCTCCTTCCTGAATCGCGCCCTGGAATCGGACATGGCCCCGGTGGTGGTGATGGCCACCAATCGCGGCATCACTCGCATCAGGGGCACCAACTACCGCAGTCCCCACGGCATTCCCATTGATTTGCTCGATCGCATGATCATCATACGCACTGTGGCCTATCTGGAGAAGGAAGTCAAGGAGATCCTAAAGATCCGATGCGAGGAGGAGGACTGCATCATGCACCCAGATGCCCTGACCATTCTGACGCGCATTGCTACGGATACCAGCCTGCGCTATGCCATTCAGTTGATTACCACGGCCAATTTGGTTTGCCGCCGTCGCAAGGCCACCGAAGTCAATACCGAGGATGTAAAGAAGGTCTACACACTGTTTCTGGACGAAAATCGTTCTAGCAAGATTCTGAAGGAGTACCAGGACGACTATATGTTCAGCGAGATCACCGAGGACCTTGAGCAGGATCCCATTTCTGGCGTAAAAGCCAAGCGTCGTGTGGA GGGCGGCGGAGATGCCCAGGCCATGGAGCACTAG
- the LOC128257357 gene encoding lysophospholipid acyltransferase 5: MTEFTEILPHKGLMDGVADAVGVPVEAFRLLLTIVAGYPLAAFYLKFIAIIHDKTVHHMFFAGCGAGLCYFNYGHDTYHSLVAILTTYFLVLFLRKKAQIFLAINFVFHMSYLLLGYFFTSSNDYDILWTMPHCILVLRMIGFGFDITDGLKEESELSKDQKETALKEPPSLLELFAFAYFPSGFLVGPQFPYRRYQAFVNGQFRQHEGSLNAGVRRFGAGAFYLIVCQVGLSYFPDSYFLTPEFAEVAFIKKIYYLGFWAKFSLYKYISCWLLTEGALICIGLTYKGEDKNGQPDWSGCSNVKLKLLESGNTMEHYVQSFNVNTNQWVGQYIYKRLKFLNNRTISYGAALGFLAVWHGYHSGYYMTFLMEYMVVSTEKQITRFYTKVVLPKWGHILNNSDIYKLLYFIVMKSYNICFMGWCLTAFVFLKWERWIVVYGAVNYYGFIFLILWAAFYHTHHYFFRSSSRRQAGEDEKIDDKSTENITEQEKKPEDKKSD; this comes from the exons ATGACGGAATTTACGGAAATCTTGCCCCACAAGGGCCTAATGGATGGAGTCGCGGATGCAGTTGGGGTTCCCGTGGAGGCATTTCGACTCCTCCTGACCATCGTGGCCG GTTATCCCTTGGCAGCATTTTATCTGAAATTTATTGCTATTATTCACGATAAGACCGTACATCACATGTTCTTTGCCGGATGTGGCGCTGGATTGTGTTACTTCAACTACGGCCACGACACATATCACTCCCTGGTGGCCATCCTGACCACCTATTTCCTCGTACTTTTCCTGCGCAAGAAAGCACAAATATTTCTGGCCATAAACTTTGTATTCCACATGAGTTATCTGCTGCTGGGCTACTTCTTCACCTCCAGCAATGACTACGATATCCTGTGGACGATGCCCCATTGCATTTTGGTACTCCGAATgattggctttggctttgatATCACCGATGGACTGAAAGAGGAATCGGAGCTTTCGAAAGACCAGAAGGAAACTGCTTTGAAGGAACCACCTTCGCTGCTGGAACTCTTTGCTTTCGCTTATTTCCCCAGTGGATTTTTGGTGGGACCCCAGTTTCCGTATCGCCGATACCAGGCCTTCGTTAATGGCCAATTCCGTCAGCACGAGGGGAGCTTAAATGCTGGCGTTCGTCGCTTTGGAGCTGGCGCCTTCTACCTGATCGTTTGTCAAGTGGGATTGAGCTATTTCCCTGACTCGTACTTCCTCACCCCGGAGTTTGCAGAGGTTGCGTTCATTAAGAAGATTTATTACCTGGGCTTTTGGGCCAAGTTCAGtctatacaaatatatatcctGCTGGCTTCTCACCGAGGGAGCCCTCATCTGCATTGGATTGACCTACAAAGGCGAGGACAAGAATGGACAGCCCGATTGGTCGGGCTGCAGCAATGTCAAGCTAAAGCTTTTGGAGAGTGGAAACACCATGGAGCATTACGTGCAAAGCTTCAATGTTAACACCAATCAGTGGGTGGGACAGTACATCTACAAGCGACTCAAGTTCCTAAACAATCGCACGATCAGCTATGGCGCCGCTTTGGGTTTCCTGGCCGTCTGGCACGGATATCACAGTGGCTATTATATGACTTTCCTCATGGAATACATGGTCGTGAGCACAGAGAAACAG aTAACACGCTTCTACACCAAAGTCGTTTTGCCCAAGTGGGGCCACATTCTCAACAATTCGGACATCTACAAGCTGCTATACTTCATTGTTATGAAGTCGTATAACATATGTTTCATGGGCTGGTGTCTGACGGCATTCGTGTTCCTGAAATGGGAGCGATGGATCGTGGTGTACGGTGCCGTCAACTACTACGGATTCATTTTCCTGATCCTCTGGGCTGCCTTCTATCACACCCATCATTACTTTTTCCGGAGCAGTTCACGAAGACAAGCTGGCGAGGATGAAAAGATAGACGACAAAAGCACGGAAAACATCACAGAGCAGGAAAAGAAACCAGAAGACAAAAAGTCTGATTAG
- the LOC128257572 gene encoding BET1 homolog — translation MRRNNYPYQPLNQQPSGSNPHPASHDSLEAENEQAAEELKQKIGALKSLTIDIGNEVRYQDKLLRGIDDDMDRTSGFLGNTMTRVVRLAKQGGGARQMCYMFLFVLVVFFILWLTLKFK, via the coding sequence ATGCGCCGCAACAACTACCCATATCAGCCCCTGAACCAGCAGCCATCTGGATCTAATCCTCATCCCGCCAGCCACGATTCCCTGGAGGCCGAAAATGAACAGGCCGCAGAGGAGCTGAAGCAGAAGATCGGAGCCCTCAAGTCCCTCACCATCGACATCGGAAATGAGGTTCGCTACCAGGACAAACTCCTGCGCGGAATCGACGACGACATGGATCGAACGAGTGGCTTTCTGGGCAACACGATGACGCGGGTGGTGCGGTTGGCCAAACAGGGCGGCGGTGCCCGCCAGATGTGCTACATGTTTCTCTTCGTCCTCGTCGTCTTCTTCATCCTCTGGCTGACCCTTAAGTTCAAGTAG